In Alphaproteobacteria bacterium, one DNA window encodes the following:
- a CDS encoding VOC family protein encodes MRNGIAEIDHLLTYVADLETASAAYERLGFRLTPRSEIGAMGIANRLALLSPLTAGTGNYIELMSAADRGRLPPPMAATLSGAEGVKSMVMATPDAHQAQAELVANGYPFDPPVHVRREWAIPGEGSVWPEFDVMLPIAAPLPFNLCRYFNLDLYLRPDWRTHPNGARHLLATFAVSPDAHATARYYERLFGRAATLGADGAWIVKTAAVELAIYDPLSFAARFGVAVPVADKARYTGYRVSVARLEALHAPFARNKVTTVPTVLGLAAQACGNVIEFVEAG; translated from the coding sequence ATGAGGAACGGAATCGCCGAGATCGACCATCTGCTGACCTATGTCGCCGACCTCGAGACCGCTTCGGCGGCCTACGAGCGGCTGGGCTTTCGCCTCACGCCGCGCTCGGAGATCGGCGCCATGGGCATCGCCAACCGCCTGGCGCTGCTGTCGCCACTGACGGCGGGCACCGGCAACTACATCGAGCTGATGAGCGCCGCCGACCGCGGCCGGCTGCCGCCGCCGATGGCGGCGACGCTCAGTGGTGCGGAAGGCGTGAAGTCGATGGTGATGGCGACGCCGGACGCCCACCAGGCGCAGGCCGAGCTCGTCGCCAACGGCTATCCCTTCGATCCGCCGGTGCATGTGAGGCGCGAATGGGCGATTCCGGGCGAGGGCTCGGTGTGGCCGGAGTTCGACGTCATGCTGCCGATCGCCGCGCCGCTGCCCTTCAACCTCTGCCGCTACTTCAACCTCGATCTCTACCTCCGCCCGGACTGGCGCACGCATCCCAACGGCGCGCGCCATCTCCTCGCGACCTTCGCGGTGTCGCCCGACGCGCACGCCACGGCGCGCTACTACGAGAGGCTGTTCGGCAGGGCCGCGACGCTGGGCGCCGACGGCGCCTGGATCGTCAAGACGGCCGCCGTCGAGCTCGCGATCTACGATCCGCTGTCCTTCGCCGCGCGCTTCGGCGTCGCGGTGCCGGTCGCCGACAAGGCGCGCTACACCGGCTACCGCGTGTCCGTCGCCCGGCTCGAGGCGCTGCACGCGCCCTTCGCCCGCAACAAGGTCACGACCGTTCCGACCGTGCTGGGGCTTGCGGCGCAGGCCTGCGGCAACGTCATCGAGTTCGTCGAGGCCGGCTGA
- a CDS encoding TauD/TfdA family dioxygenase translates to MDGTIRAEAAPHVKVRRVGGNIGAEISGVNLGKLSDAEFAVIHDALVRHEVIVFRDQDITIDQQMDFGRRFGDLSIHPFSPNLDDKREVIVLDNHKDNPPHLTDQWHADETFRAAPPLGTILRAKISPETGGDTLFSSMTAAYAGLSEPMKRYIHGMEALHDFKPWRPLFTSSEAHQKKLREIEAKWPPQWHPVVRVHPVSGRRILNVQAQFCVKLRGLREDESDMILKFLYSRAAIPEYQMRVSWQPHTVVMWDNRAVQHYAVHDYYPSRRTMERVTVAGDPVMGVSGPYTSEDNVGPLPDGKGAVIAPPGKRPIREFERGTY, encoded by the coding sequence ATGGACGGCACGATCAGGGCCGAGGCCGCGCCGCACGTGAAGGTGCGCCGGGTCGGCGGCAATATCGGCGCGGAGATCTCCGGCGTGAACCTCGGCAAGCTCAGCGACGCCGAGTTCGCGGTGATCCACGATGCCCTGGTGCGCCACGAGGTGATCGTCTTCCGCGACCAGGACATCACCATCGACCAGCAGATGGACTTCGGTCGCCGGTTCGGCGATCTCTCGATCCACCCCTTCTCGCCCAACCTCGACGACAAGCGCGAAGTCATCGTGCTCGACAATCACAAGGACAACCCGCCGCATCTCACCGACCAGTGGCACGCCGACGAGACGTTTCGGGCCGCTCCCCCGTTAGGCACCATCCTGCGCGCCAAGATCTCGCCCGAGACCGGCGGCGACACGCTGTTCTCCAGCATGACGGCGGCCTATGCCGGCCTGAGCGAGCCGATGAAGCGCTACATCCACGGCATGGAGGCGCTGCACGACTTCAAGCCGTGGCGGCCGCTGTTCACCTCGTCGGAGGCGCACCAGAAGAAATTGCGCGAGATCGAGGCCAAATGGCCGCCACAATGGCATCCCGTGGTGCGCGTGCATCCGGTGTCGGGCCGCCGCATCCTCAACGTCCAGGCCCAGTTCTGCGTCAAGTTGCGCGGCCTGCGCGAGGACGAGAGCGACATGATCCTGAAGTTCCTCTACAGCCGCGCCGCCATCCCTGAGTACCAGATGCGGGTGAGCTGGCAGCCGCATACCGTGGTGATGTGGGACAACCGCGCGGTGCAGCACTACGCCGTGCACGACTACTACCCCAGTCGCCGCACCATGGAGCGCGTCACCGTCGCCGGCGATCCCGTCATGGGCGTGAGCGGGCCCTACACGTCGGAGGACAATGTCGGCCCGCTGCCCGACGGCAAGGGCGCGGTGATCGCGCCGCCCGGCAAGCGCCCGATCCGCGAGTTCGAGCGCGGCACGTATTGA
- a CDS encoding MFS transporter has translation MSSPSSVVTESSPSSARLPWALIGAACLGSFAATASGTTRAPLLIDMARDLEVSIPLVANLVTATSIAWGITSFLSGVASDRWGRRPCLIGGTLALCVAMIGVALAGQFWSVAVWATLAGGCSGVFMGAVFAEVSSRVPDQQRGRALGWVMSGQSLTLVVGVPAAAWLGAGIGWRGVNVCVGALALLAAISLWFTTTRPAAGAAKAGGRPISLRQAMTTPVVMLLTMGIAERICYGLVVVYFATFLQQTYNLPLAAVGVPLLLMAIGNLVGTALGGQLADRTRDRLGLFGHSLIGTGIAGVALFIWVPGLVETVALSFAYVFVNALGRPAFMAALADVPDDVRGTVMGLNGTCASIGWAGAAGLGGWMMASHGFHGFGPLVAALALAGAVLAYLRRGAARRKAA, from the coding sequence ATGTCGTCCCCCTCCTCGGTCGTTACCGAATCGTCACCATCAAGCGCGCGCCTGCCCTGGGCGCTGATCGGCGCGGCGTGCCTGGGCAGCTTCGCCGCCACGGCCAGCGGCACGACGCGCGCGCCGCTGCTCATCGACATGGCGCGCGATCTCGAGGTCAGCATTCCGCTGGTCGCCAACCTGGTGACCGCGACCTCGATCGCCTGGGGCATCACCTCGTTCCTGTCGGGCGTCGCCTCGGACCGCTGGGGACGGCGGCCGTGCCTGATCGGCGGCACGCTGGCGCTGTGCGTGGCGATGATCGGCGTGGCGCTGGCCGGGCAGTTCTGGTCGGTGGCGGTGTGGGCGACGCTCGCCGGCGGCTGCTCCGGCGTGTTCATGGGCGCGGTCTTCGCCGAAGTCTCCAGCCGCGTGCCCGATCAGCAGCGCGGCCGCGCGCTCGGCTGGGTGATGAGCGGCCAGTCGCTGACATTGGTCGTCGGCGTGCCGGCGGCGGCGTGGCTCGGCGCTGGCATCGGCTGGCGCGGCGTCAATGTCTGCGTCGGTGCGCTGGCCCTGCTGGCCGCGATCAGCCTGTGGTTCACCACGACGCGGCCGGCGGCGGGCGCGGCGAAGGCCGGCGGCCGGCCGATCTCGCTCCGGCAGGCGATGACGACGCCCGTAGTGATGCTGCTCACCATGGGGATCGCCGAGCGCATCTGCTACGGCCTCGTCGTCGTGTACTTCGCCACCTTCCTGCAGCAGACCTACAACCTGCCGCTGGCGGCGGTCGGCGTGCCGCTGCTGCTCATGGCGATCGGCAATCTTGTGGGCACGGCGCTGGGCGGCCAGCTCGCCGACCGCACGCGCGATCGCCTGGGCCTATTCGGCCACAGCCTGATCGGCACGGGAATCGCCGGCGTGGCGCTCTTCATCTGGGTGCCGGGACTGGTCGAGACCGTGGCGCTGTCCTTCGCCTATGTCTTCGTCAACGCGCTGGGCCGGCCGGCCTTCATGGCAGCGCTGGCCGACGTGCCCGACGACGTGCGCGGCACGGTCATGGGGCTGAACGGCACTTGTGCCAGCATCGGCTGGGCGGGCGCCGCCGGGCTGGGCGGCTGGATGATGGCGAGCCACGGCTTCCACGGCTTCGGCCCGCTGGTCGCGGCGCTGGCGCTGGCCGGCGCGGTGCTGGCCTACCTGCGCCGTGGCGCGGCGCGGCGCAAGGCGGCATGA
- a CDS encoding FG-GAP repeat protein — protein sequence MSTTTLDLGGTLSAAIAGGYVAHIAPATYTITEPIVIHVTSTVQGALGLDGGGATFISQVPAGQPVIQLVVEPGVDLRYLQLSNFTIQGNGLEGDGISIVVPSNDSWLYNWTIRDVTVEGVGGYGLDIEGSVFEGTICNSWMIGNGEGGARFAHSPEGGATSALRWLGGGFEDNGGPGLLLDNGARDISVEGATFTGNQGVGISAAWGITSVCSSDFVDNQGAGIWFQNFGGFNDNDFSSSGAQSVGIKGYLTGNATLIGNESTWTGSGADTTVLANVQGSGGLFLCSDGETVVTGANVLVSGAGGGNLAHVTVATQGVALPTLEAPSPVAMLPLPDSAGTGVVEGALRSAIADGTLVKLSSQNSYMISAPIVINITSSSQAATGIDLGGAKLFSQVADGGPVIEIVVAAGVQVGALTLSNFSIIGNGTESAGIRIVADGADRSVDIDIRHVNIEHVRGVGLDVLGNVRGTVFDSWVHGNDGGGARFAGTSAGVMPSDLEWIGGGFRKNGGAGLILDDGARDMTVRGAYFVENDGPGLYASSGITLVRNNGFENNLGTGAIVEGSGSFVDNTFSTWGPQQVAIGGYLAGDTLTLIGVSNEYYGGGADTTRLANVQGSGTLAIAGSGNVIAGPSIAVTGADPFIAPPEPVVEPATELADQRVLSSSDDSFDGLGGNDVIDGAGGNDILHGGAGNDILLGGAGNDTLYGGTGDDTLDGGVGIDTMSGGGGADVYRVDHVDDLIVEQPLPVLTLYARNGSGAVTAWRVGEEGLGAPAAMTTPDGSGWKLAGRADFNRDGHVDSLWRNQNTGANLVWYLDDSGAQTGSASVATVDTGWAVAGVGDFNGDGKADILWRHQGGGHATLWQMDGVSATASTWLPKQLGLDWQVAGVADFTGDGKVDILWRNPTAGLTTLWQMNGATATAITQLSAAPVGWQVGAVGDFTGDGKADIAWRTDTGGTSLWQMDGASRVAVTTPASMLPDSQWTTIGLEWTALDDRDRVESSVSYTLGSGVEDLTLGGTAAIDGTGNGADNVLTGNAAANTLWGAAGDDTLLGRDGADALFGGDGDDLLHGGDSPGDVDTLHGDAGDDILHGGLGNDILYGGDGRDTLDGGGGIDTLVGGAGDDVYRVDHAGDVIIETAGTPTITLHGQNLVTGEVASWDVLSGPGAPVATTRPGQGWILEGRADFNGDGADDHLFRNVGTGENLVWYLDAAGARTGAANVSTVDTSWAIAGVGDFTGDGKADILWHHKSGGYGSLWHMDGVSATTSTWLSLKLGPEWQVAGAADFTGDGRTDLLWHNSATGAASIWQMKGGSSGATIALSHGAPTGWSVGAVGDFTGDGKADIAWRTSEGGTELWQMDGATRTAVTAPASLLPGSEWTVIGAEWTALNDYDRVESSVSYTLGDGLEELLLSGSSSISATGNAADNVLIGNDAANTLTGGAGDDTLTGGAGADVFAYASGDGNDIITDFNPADGDRVHLAGVTFDHLGASANIAVLSDGHTITAQAGYVWTGSDFV from the coding sequence ATGAGCACGACGACCCTGGATCTTGGCGGCACCCTGAGTGCGGCCATTGCGGGCGGCTATGTCGCCCACATCGCCCCCGCGACCTACACGATCACCGAGCCGATCGTCATTCATGTCACCAGCACGGTCCAGGGGGCGCTCGGCCTCGATGGCGGCGGTGCCACGTTCATCTCGCAGGTGCCGGCCGGCCAGCCGGTGATCCAGCTCGTAGTCGAGCCCGGCGTCGACCTGCGCTATCTCCAGCTGTCCAACTTCACCATCCAGGGCAACGGCCTGGAGGGCGACGGCATCAGCATCGTGGTGCCCAGCAACGACAGCTGGCTATACAACTGGACGATCCGCGACGTGACCGTCGAGGGCGTCGGCGGCTACGGCCTCGACATCGAAGGCAGCGTGTTCGAGGGCACGATCTGCAATTCCTGGATGATCGGCAACGGCGAGGGCGGCGCGCGCTTCGCGCACAGCCCGGAAGGCGGTGCCACCAGCGCGCTGCGCTGGCTCGGCGGCGGCTTCGAGGACAATGGCGGTCCCGGCCTCCTGCTCGACAACGGCGCGCGCGACATCAGCGTCGAGGGCGCCACGTTCACCGGCAACCAGGGCGTCGGCATCAGCGCCGCGTGGGGCATCACCTCGGTGTGCTCCAGCGACTTCGTCGACAACCAGGGCGCCGGCATCTGGTTCCAGAATTTCGGCGGCTTCAACGACAACGACTTCTCCAGCTCCGGCGCCCAGAGTGTCGGCATCAAGGGCTACCTGACCGGCAACGCCACGCTGATCGGCAACGAGAGCACCTGGACCGGAAGCGGCGCCGACACCACCGTGCTGGCCAACGTGCAGGGCAGTGGCGGCCTGTTCCTGTGCAGCGACGGCGAGACCGTCGTGACCGGTGCCAACGTCCTGGTGAGCGGCGCCGGCGGTGGCAACCTGGCGCACGTGACCGTGGCCACGCAGGGCGTGGCGCTGCCCACGCTCGAGGCACCGAGCCCGGTGGCGATGCTGCCGCTGCCCGACAGCGCCGGCACCGGCGTCGTCGAAGGCGCGCTTCGCTCGGCCATTGCCGATGGCACGCTGGTGAAGCTGTCGAGCCAGAACAGCTACATGATCAGCGCGCCGATCGTGATCAACATCACCAGCTCCAGCCAGGCCGCGACCGGCATCGATCTGGGCGGCGCCAAGCTCTTCTCGCAGGTTGCCGATGGCGGCCCGGTGATCGAGATCGTCGTCGCGGCAGGCGTGCAGGTCGGCGCGCTGACGCTGTCGAACTTCTCGATCATCGGCAACGGCACGGAGTCGGCCGGCATCCGGATCGTCGCCGATGGCGCCGACCGTTCGGTGGACATCGACATCCGCCACGTCAACATCGAGCATGTCCGCGGCGTCGGCCTCGATGTCCTGGGCAACGTGCGCGGCACGGTGTTCGACTCGTGGGTGCACGGCAATGACGGTGGCGGCGCGCGCTTCGCCGGGACCTCGGCCGGCGTCATGCCCAGCGATCTCGAGTGGATCGGCGGCGGCTTTCGCAAGAACGGTGGCGCCGGCCTGATCCTCGATGACGGAGCGCGCGACATGACCGTGCGCGGTGCCTATTTCGTCGAGAACGATGGCCCCGGGCTTTACGCCAGCTCGGGCATCACCCTGGTGCGCAACAACGGCTTCGAGAACAATCTCGGGACCGGCGCGATTGTCGAGGGATCGGGCAGCTTCGTCGACAACACCTTCTCGACCTGGGGACCGCAGCAGGTCGCCATCGGCGGCTACCTGGCGGGCGACACGCTGACGCTGATCGGAGTCAGCAACGAGTACTACGGCGGCGGCGCGGACACGACCCGGCTCGCCAACGTGCAGGGCAGCGGCACGCTGGCCATCGCCGGCAGCGGCAACGTCATCGCCGGACCATCCATTGCGGTGACCGGCGCCGACCCCTTCATCGCGCCGCCCGAGCCCGTCGTCGAGCCGGCGACGGAGCTGGCCGATCAGCGTGTTCTCAGCAGCTCCGATGATTCCTTCGACGGGCTGGGCGGCAACGACGTGATCGATGGCGCCGGCGGCAACGACATCCTGCATGGCGGTGCCGGCAACGACATCCTCCTGGGCGGCGCGGGCAACGACACCCTGTATGGCGGCACTGGTGACGACACGCTCGACGGCGGGGTCGGCATCGACACCATGTCCGGCGGCGGGGGCGCTGATGTCTATCGCGTCGACCATGTGGACGATCTGATCGTCGAGCAGCCCTTGCCGGTACTGACGTTGTACGCCCGCAACGGCAGCGGTGCCGTGACGGCGTGGCGCGTCGGCGAGGAAGGGCTCGGCGCGCCGGCGGCGATGACGACGCCGGACGGATCGGGCTGGAAGCTGGCCGGCCGCGCGGATTTCAACCGCGATGGCCATGTCGACAGCCTCTGGCGCAACCAGAACACGGGCGCGAACCTCGTCTGGTATCTCGACGACAGCGGCGCGCAGACCGGTTCCGCGTCGGTCGCCACGGTCGATACCGGCTGGGCCGTCGCCGGTGTCGGCGACTTCAATGGCGACGGCAAGGCCGACATCCTCTGGCGTCACCAGGGCGGCGGCCACGCCACGCTGTGGCAGATGGACGGCGTGAGCGCGACCGCCTCGACCTGGCTGCCGAAGCAGCTCGGGCTGGACTGGCAGGTCGCCGGCGTCGCCGATTTCACCGGCGACGGCAAGGTGGACATCCTCTGGCGCAATCCCACCGCCGGCCTGACCACTCTGTGGCAGATGAATGGCGCCACGGCCACGGCGATCACCCAGCTGTCGGCGGCGCCGGTGGGCTGGCAGGTCGGCGCGGTCGGCGACTTCACCGGCGACGGCAAGGCCGACATCGCCTGGCGCACCGACACCGGCGGCACCAGCCTGTGGCAGATGGATGGCGCCTCGCGTGTCGCTGTCACCACGCCCGCGAGCATGCTGCCCGACAGCCAGTGGACGACGATCGGCTTGGAGTGGACGGCGCTCGACGACCGCGACCGCGTCGAGAGCTCGGTGAGTTACACGCTGGGCAGCGGCGTCGAGGATCTGACGCTTGGCGGCACGGCGGCGATCGACGGCACCGGTAACGGCGCCGACAACGTCCTCACCGGCAATGCCGCGGCCAACACCCTGTGGGGGGCGGCGGGCGACGACACGCTGCTGGGCCGCGATGGCGCCGACGCGCTGTTCGGCGGCGATGGCGACGATCTGCTCCATGGCGGCGACAGCCCGGGCGACGTCGACACGCTCCACGGCGATGCCGGCGACGACATCCTCCACGGCGGCCTGGGCAACGACATTCTCTATGGCGGCGACGGCCGAGACACCCTAGACGGCGGCGGCGGCATCGATACGCTCGTGGGCGGCGCGGGCGACGACGTGTACCGCGTCGACCATGCCGGCGACGTCATCATCGAGACCGCCGGCACGCCGACGATCACGCTCCATGGCCAGAACCTCGTCACCGGCGAGGTGGCGTCATGGGACGTCTTGTCGGGTCCTGGAGCGCCGGTCGCGACGACACGGCCGGGGCAGGGCTGGATCCTCGAAGGCCGCGCCGATTTCAACGGCGACGGCGCCGACGACCATCTCTTCCGCAATGTCGGCACAGGCGAGAACCTCGTCTGGTATCTCGACGCCGCCGGCGCCAGGACCGGCGCGGCCAATGTGTCGACGGTCGATACCAGCTGGGCCATCGCCGGCGTTGGCGATTTCACCGGTGACGGCAAGGCCGACATCCTCTGGCACCACAAGAGCGGTGGCTACGGCAGCCTGTGGCACATGGACGGCGTGAGCGCGACCACGTCGACGTGGTTGTCGCTGAAGCTCGGACCGGAGTGGCAGGTGGCGGGCGCCGCCGATTTCACCGGCGACGGCAGGACGGACCTGCTTTGGCACAACTCCGCCACGGGTGCGGCCAGCATCTGGCAGATGAAAGGTGGGTCATCCGGTGCCACCATCGCGCTGTCGCACGGCGCGCCGACCGGCTGGTCGGTGGGCGCGGTCGGCGACTTCACCGGCGACGGCAAGGCGGACATCGCGTGGCGCACCAGCGAGGGCGGCACCGAGCTGTGGCAGATGGATGGCGCGACACGCACCGCCGTCACCGCGCCCGCGTCGCTGCTGCCCGGCAGCGAGTGGACCGTGATCGGCGCGGAATGGACCGCCCTGAACGATTATGACCGCGTCGAAAGCTCGGTGAGCTATACCCTGGGCGACGGGCTGGAGGAGCTGCTGCTGAGCGGCTCCTCGTCGATCTCCGCGACCGGCAATGCCGCCGACAATGTGCTGATCGGCAACGACGCGGCCAATACCCTGACGGGCGGTGCCGGCGACGACACCTTGACCGGCGGCGCTGGCGCGGACGTCTTCGCCTACGCCTCGGGCGACGGCAACGACATCATCACCGACTTCAATCCCGCCGACGGCGACAGGGTCCACCTCGCAGGGGTGACCTTCGATCATCTGGGTGCGAGCGCCAACATCGCCGTGCTGTCGGACGGCCACACCATCACCGCGCAGGCCGGCTACGTCTGGACGGGCAGCGACTTCGTCTAG
- a CDS encoding ABC transporter substrate-binding protein: protein MKLGRIIAATAIALSLAMPLAQAKTLRWASVGDALTLDPHSQNEGPTSAMAQHIYDPLIQRDPALKKQPNLALSWKPLEGDAWEFKLRPGVKFSDGSDFTSADVVFSLQRAMAPTSDFKTYLASVKEVKAPDAMTVVIYTKGPNPILPDQLTNIYMMSKAWAEKHNVVKPTSYKDKEETYAVRNAMGTGPFMVKQRDPDVKTVLVKNPGYWGKAQFPNYPDEVVYTPIKEPATRVAALISGQIDFLLDAPLQDIGRIKATAGLKTLETAQVRSIFFGIDVGSAELKYSDVKGKNPFADAKVREAMSKAIDINAIKAKVMRGFAAPAGIITPSAVHGWTKELDQRAAFDLAGAKKLMADAGYAKGFKVTLDCPNDRYNNDEAICQAVVGMLSQIGITVDLQARSKTLHFPKLQKKDSSFYLLGWGVPTLDSHYVFSFLYQTNDGKSGGTWNFTGLSNKALDDLVVAMSQETDLAKRDKMIADAWKLAKGSNAYLPLHHQVIVWSMSDKVTTPIFATDSPNFKYATMK, encoded by the coding sequence ATGAAACTGGGACGCATCATCGCGGCGACGGCGATTGCCCTGTCGCTGGCGATGCCGCTGGCGCAGGCCAAGACCCTGCGCTGGGCCAGCGTCGGCGACGCGCTGACGCTCGATCCGCACTCGCAGAACGAGGGCCCGACCTCGGCGATGGCGCAGCACATCTACGATCCGCTGATCCAGCGCGACCCGGCGCTGAAGAAGCAGCCCAACCTGGCGCTGTCGTGGAAGCCGCTGGAGGGCGACGCCTGGGAGTTCAAGCTGCGCCCCGGCGTGAAGTTCAGCGACGGCTCGGACTTCACCTCGGCCGACGTGGTCTTCAGCCTGCAGCGCGCCATGGCGCCGACCTCGGACTTCAAGACCTATCTCGCCTCGGTCAAGGAGGTGAAGGCGCCCGACGCGATGACCGTGGTGATCTACACCAAGGGGCCCAACCCGATCCTGCCCGACCAGCTGACCAACATCTACATGATGTCCAAGGCCTGGGCGGAGAAGCACAACGTCGTCAAGCCGACCAGCTACAAGGACAAGGAAGAGACCTACGCGGTGCGCAACGCCATGGGCACCGGCCCGTTCATGGTCAAGCAGCGCGATCCCGACGTGAAGACCGTGCTGGTCAAGAACCCGGGCTACTGGGGCAAGGCGCAGTTCCCCAACTACCCGGACGAGGTCGTCTACACGCCGATCAAGGAGCCGGCGACGCGCGTCGCGGCGCTGATCTCCGGCCAGATCGACTTCCTGCTCGACGCGCCGCTGCAGGACATCGGCCGCATCAAGGCGACCGCCGGGCTCAAGACGCTGGAGACGGCGCAGGTGCGCTCGATCTTCTTCGGCATCGACGTCGGCTCGGCCGAGCTGAAGTACAGCGACGTCAAGGGCAAGAACCCGTTCGCCGATGCCAAGGTGCGCGAGGCGATGAGCAAGGCGATCGACATCAACGCGATCAAGGCCAAGGTCATGCGCGGCTTCGCGGCGCCGGCCGGCATCATCACGCCCTCGGCGGTGCATGGCTGGACCAAGGAGCTCGACCAGCGCGCCGCCTTCGACCTCGCCGGCGCCAAGAAGCTGATGGCCGACGCCGGCTACGCCAAGGGCTTCAAGGTGACGCTCGACTGCCCCAACGACCGTTACAACAACGACGAGGCGATCTGCCAGGCGGTCGTCGGCATGCTGTCGCAGATCGGCATCACCGTCGACCTGCAGGCGCGCTCGAAGACCCTGCACTTCCCCAAGCTGCAGAAGAAGGACAGCAGCTTCTACCTGCTGGGCTGGGGCGTGCCGACGCTCGACTCGCACTACGTCTTCTCGTTCCTCTACCAGACCAACGACGGCAAGTCGGGCGGCACCTGGAACTTCACAGGCCTGTCGAACAAGGCGCTCGACGACCTCGTGGTGGCGATGTCGCAGGAGACCGACCTCGCCAAGCGTGACAAGATGATCGCCGACGCCTGGAAGCTGGCCAAGGGCTCCAACGCCTACCTGCCGCTGCACCACCAGGTGATCGTCTGGTCGATGAGCGACAAGGTGACGACGCCGATCTTCGCCACCGACTCGCCGAACTTCAAGTACGCCACAATGAAATAG
- a CDS encoding ABC transporter permease yields MLSFLVYRLLQAAAVMLAVSFLCFALFNFVGDPVNNMVGQEASPEDRAQMRRDLGLEDSVPVQFVRFIGNALEGNFGRSYRLARPVGRLIVERMPATLELVAVSAVLALAVGIPLGVLTALRRHNWDSGVVLTFSLAGVAMPTFVIGILLIYVFSVECKGWAPAIGLPEGFCFPSFGRGETVDLGGWNSGLLTGSGLKAIVLPAITLSLFQLTLVLRLVRSQMLEVLRTDYIKFARARGLTDRAVHFGHALKNTLLPVITVVGIQIGGLIAFSIITETVFQWPGMGQLFVQSVQFADIPVMSAYLVMVALVFVTINILVDLLYAVIDPRLRVERSRAVGGH; encoded by the coding sequence ATGCTGTCGTTCCTCGTCTACAGGCTCCTGCAGGCGGCCGCCGTGATGCTGGCGGTGTCGTTCCTCTGCTTCGCGCTGTTCAATTTCGTCGGCGACCCGGTCAACAACATGGTCGGCCAGGAGGCGAGCCCGGAGGATCGCGCGCAGATGCGCCGCGACCTCGGACTCGAGGATTCCGTCCCGGTGCAGTTCGTGCGCTTCATCGGCAACGCGCTGGAGGGCAATTTCGGCCGCTCCTATCGGCTGGCGCGCCCGGTCGGACGGCTGATCGTCGAGCGCATGCCGGCCACCCTGGAGCTGGTCGCGGTCTCGGCCGTGCTGGCGCTGGCGGTCGGCATTCCGCTGGGCGTGCTGACCGCGCTGCGCCGGCACAACTGGGACAGCGGGGTGGTGCTGACCTTCTCGCTGGCCGGCGTCGCCATGCCGACCTTCGTCATCGGCATCCTGCTGATCTACGTCTTCTCGGTGGAGTGCAAGGGCTGGGCGCCGGCGATCGGCCTGCCCGAGGGCTTCTGCTTCCCCTCCTTCGGCCGCGGCGAGACGGTCGATCTCGGCGGCTGGAATTCCGGCCTGCTCACCGGCAGCGGCCTGAAGGCGATCGTGCTGCCGGCGATCACGCTGTCGTTGTTCCAGCTCACCCTGGTGCTGCGCCTGGTGCGCTCGCAGATGCTCGAGGTGCTGCGCACCGACTACATCAAGTTCGCGCGCGCCCGCGGGCTGACCGACCGCGCCGTGCATTTCGGCCACGCGCTGAAGAACACGCTCCTGCCGGTGATCACCGTGGTCGGCATCCAGATCGGCGGCCTGATCGCCTTCTCGATCATCACCGAGACGGTGTTCCAATGGCCTGGCATGGGCCAGCTCTTCGTCCAGTCTGTGCAGTTCGCCGACATCCCGGTGATGTCGGCCTATCTGGTGATGGTGGCGCTGGTGTTCGTCACCATCAACATCCTCGTCGACCTGCTCTACGCCGTGATCGACCCGCGCCTGCGCGTCGAGCGCAGCCGGGCGGTGGGCGGACATTGA
- a CDS encoding alpha/beta fold hydrolase, with product MRVVLALLGLLAAMPVEAGEMRRLVVNGVERTYYLHVPSTVKPGAPLVIMLHGATANGRNDVHRYGWHHMAESHDFVVAGPDAPTLRADQPESNENFRTWNHGGHRGAGNVTMSDDVGFIAAMIDDIARQSAIDRRRVHVAGFSSGGSMAHRLGIELAGRIASISASAGGLPPTYGRPARGMPILISAGDRDPVTPVEGKGTFIADSHRAIIDKWRALDGCPASRRLPSAPDLLIELSAPCRDGSEVRYVLMIGVEHVWPRTSQIDLTEASWQFFKRFRLPK from the coding sequence ATGCGCGTCGTGCTCGCCCTGTTGGGACTGCTCGCGGCCATGCCGGTCGAGGCCGGCGAGATGCGGCGCCTCGTCGTCAACGGGGTCGAGCGCACCTACTACCTGCATGTGCCGTCGACCGTGAAGCCCGGCGCGCCGCTGGTGATCATGCTGCATGGCGCGACGGCCAATGGCCGCAACGACGTGCACCGCTATGGCTGGCACCACATGGCCGAGAGCCACGACTTCGTCGTCGCCGGACCCGACGCGCCGACCCTGCGCGCCGACCAGCCCGAGAGCAACGAGAACTTCCGCACCTGGAATCACGGCGGCCATCGCGGCGCGGGCAACGTCACCATGAGCGACGACGTTGGCTTCATCGCCGCGATGATCGACGACATCGCGCGGCAGAGCGCCATCGACCGCCGACGCGTCCATGTCGCGGGCTTCTCCAGCGGCGGCTCGATGGCGCACCGGCTGGGCATCGAGCTTGCCGGGCGCATCGCCTCGATCTCGGCCAGCGCCGGCGGCCTGCCGCCGACCTACGGGCGGCCGGCGCGCGGCATGCCCATCCTGATCAGCGCCGGCGACCGCGACCCGGTGACGCCGGTCGAGGGCAAGGGCACGTTCATCGCCGATTCGCATCGCGCCATCATCGACAAGTGGCGGGCGCTCGACGGCTGCCCCGCGTCGCGCCGGCTGCCGTCGGCGCCGGATCTGCTGATCGAATTGTCGGCGCCGTGCCGCGACGGCAGCGAGGTGCGCTACGTCCTGATGATCGGCGTCGAGCATGTCTGGCCGAGGACCAGCCAGATCGACCTGACCGAGGCCAGCTGGCAGTTCTTCAAGCGCTTCCGGCTGCCGAAGTGA